In Sphingomonas psychrotolerans, the following proteins share a genomic window:
- the fliN gene encoding flagellar motor switch protein FliN, whose translation MNDMAGGFPVDTSVAANFRLLQDVDVKLTVEIGSTSLSLRELLALGEESVIELDRDANELLDIFVNGTLIGRGEVVTVGEKFGVRMTELVSPEKRTARA comes from the coding sequence CCGGGGGTTTTCCCGTCGATACTTCGGTGGCCGCCAATTTCCGGCTGCTCCAGGATGTTGACGTCAAGCTGACCGTCGAAATCGGCTCGACTTCGCTGTCGCTGCGCGAGTTGCTCGCGCTCGGCGAGGAAAGCGTGATCGAACTCGACCGCGACGCCAATGAATTGCTCGACATCTTCGTCAACGGCACGCTGATCGGCCGCGGCGAAGTCGTCACCGTCGGCGAGAAGTTCGGCGTCCGCATGACCGAATTGGTCAGCCCGGAGAAGCGGACCGCGCGCGCATGA